One Micromonas commoda chromosome 7, complete sequence genomic window carries:
- a CDS encoding predicted protein codes for MAAFPTETEALLGSPEAGAARRSRDKNVDPRRVRWITHSLAAIATVAVALAVFSSDARGWAVQRLNRAAEGEQDPRPFIVDFGDSVSPSFRHQAFVYRCQDDYDLHTKLTEMNHHGMFDYYRETQVTAGEPAFGKCYQKHFSSSFGPKPVFFSEMAAHKGKMIGMFRMPAQKIAAGFVNAFESCPTMQHEHGPSCNPAHESYAIGSCDAAMNPTPQTVEKYFNCVKGCQVNMLNGKFCGGASPRCVAAALANMDDLDGACESPHVSSEAEIQNAISKIDDGHFAVVGLAEKYADSVRKLRKYLTGAGATAAVGAPEKGPRAAAHAGGRDEKVAKVGALMDLDPLVPFGAGPEVMTAAQAKVAEIMRQKGLRDIADERLHGAAYDWFQTHGW; via the coding sequence ATGGCTGCGTTcccgacggagacggaggcgctgctcgggtcgccggaggcgggcgccgcgcgccgttcgcgcgacAAGAACGTcgacccgcgacgcgttcgatgGATCACGcactcgctcgcggcgatcgccacGGTGGCTGTCGCGCTGGCGGTCTTCTCCTCCGACGCCAGGGGGTGGGCGGTCCAGCGGCTGAaccgcgcggccgagggcgagCAAGATCCGAGGCCGTTCATCGTCGACTTTGGCGACAGCGTGTCCCCGTCTTTCAGGCACCAGGCGTTCGTGTACCGGTGCCAGGACGACTACGACCTGCACACCAAGCTGACGGAGATGAACCACCACGGGATGTTCGACTACTACAGGGAGACGCaggtcaccgcgggcgagccCGCGTTTGGCAAGTGCTACCAGAAGCActtctcgtcgtccttcgGACCCAAGCCGGTGTTCTTTTCCGAGATGGCCGCGCACAAGGGCAAGATGATCGGCATGTTTCGCATGCCCGCGCagaagatcgccgcgggcttcgtCAACGCCTTCGAGTCCTGCCCGACGATGCAGCACGAGCACGGCCCGAGCTGCAACCCCGCGCACGAGAGTTACGCCATCGGctcgtgcgacgcggcgatgaacccgACGCCGCAGACGGTGGAGAAGTACTTCAACTGCGTCAAGGGGTGCCAGGTGAACATGCTGAACGGCAAGTTCTGCGGCGGTGCGAGTCCgaggtgcgtcgcggcggcgctggcgaacatggacgacctcgacggcgcgtgcgagaGCCCGCACGTTTCTTCCGAGGCTGAGATTCAAAACGCCATCTCCAAAATCGACGACGGCcacttcgccgtcgtcggcctcgcggaGAAGTACGCGGATTCGGTTCGCAAACTTCGCAAGTATctcacgggcgcgggcgcgaccgcggccgTGGGTGCCCCCGAGAAGGGcccacgggcggcggctcaCGCGGGAGGGCGCGATGAGAAGGTTGCCAAGGTTGGCGCGCTGATGGATCTCGATCCGCTGGTGCCGTTTGGCGCGGGGCCGGAGGTgatgacggcggcgcaggccAAGGTGGCGGAGATTATGAGGCAGAAGGGGCTGCGGGacatcgcggacgagcgtTTGCACGGCGCGGCGTACGACTGGTTCCAGACCCACGGGTGGTGA
- a CDS encoding predicted protein, translated as MVQASATTAGREGEPLLLQPTHATQGRSWRERATSWTAVFGVLALVAFAGVGLHVTGGWDTVASFRPSEGDGQLCTFSQVTSGLTLVQGAALGAVDPTGYGDNAFFFSKPGKPHPFSALGAGFQCGTPYSEWLKGSALFTPNNCELLTPPANQSPFGAPGQKILMVGNSYMFQQVTALLAQYVTQQDFSKSVSGMAYYNGLSGEQKCKCVLDDAAQHREECIDQFSRSKFDQTPLNGPEDFSGGDGFHANMVGPPATMGIYAFKDGTQLFTLTNHPLMNSDVFGLPAIAAAFETPLWEFDVIYMNYGNQRGFGRMFCGSMVDPADVRAGVGELNHAHVHEALTNGGFKGKLILTTKRHEEDIGAEFNTLFNLEAQSNAQWRTMLVPSHMHLTYDFCPYVAGDPEDFCSTNPACTRKTCPTNALDGCINGGAGHSCAPGFADVGVNLMLHALNMDPGVYFEKSSQPQPWSAGGVTAK; from the coding sequence ATGGTGCaggcctccgcgacgaccgcggggcGTGAAGGGGAGCCGCTGCTCCTCCAGCCGACGCATGCCACCCAAGGACGCTcgtggcgcgagcgcgccaccTCCTGGACCGCCGtcttcggcgtcctcgcgctcgtcgccttcgccggcgtcggcctgcacgtcaccggcgggtGGGACACGGTCGCGTCCTTCAGACCcagcgagggcgacgggcaGCTGTGCACGTTCTCGCAGGTGACGAGCGGTTTGACCCTCGtccagggcgccgcgctgggaGCCGTCGACCCCACCGGCTACGGCGACAACGCGTTCTTCTTCTCGAAGCCCGGCAAGCCCCATCCCTTCTCCGCGCTCGGGGCTGGATTCCAGTGCGGGACCCCGTACAGCGAGTGGCTCAAGGGATCGGCGCTGTTCACCCCAAACAACTGCGAGCTGCTCACCCCTCCGGCGAACCAGTCGCCGTTCGGCGCCCCCGGCCAGAAGATCCTCATGGTGGGCAACTCCTACATGTTCCAGCAGGTCACCGCGCTCTTGGCGCAGTACGTCACCCAGCAGGACTTCTCAAAGTCCGTCAGCGGCATGGCATACTACAACGGTCTCAGCGGCGAGCAGAAGTGCAAgtgcgtcctcgacgacgcggcgcagcaCAGGGAAGAGTGCATCGACCAGTTCAGCCGCAGCAAGTTCGATCAGACCCCGCTGAACGGCCCGGAGGActtcagcggcggcgacggcttccaCGCCAACATGGTCGGCCCGCCCGCCACCATGGGCATCTACGCGTTTAAAGACGGAACGCAGCTCTTCACGCTCACGAACCATCCGTTGATGAACAGCGACGTCTTCGGCCtccccgccatcgccgccgcgttcgagacCCCGCTCTGGGAGTTTGACGTCATCTACATGAACTACGGCAACCAGCGCGGCTTTGGGCGGATGTTCTGCGGCAGCATGGTGGATCCCGCGGATGTCagagccggcgtcggcgaactcAACCACGCGCACGTCCACGAAGCGCTGACCAACGGAGGCTTCAAGGGTAAGCTCATCTTGACCACCAAGAGGCACGAGGAGGACATCGGCGCGGAGTTCAACACCCTGTTCAACCTGGAGGCGCAGAGCAACGCGCAGTGGAGGACGATGCTGGTGCCGTCGCACATGCACCTCACCTACGATTTCTGTCCCTACGTGGCGGGTGATCCGGAGGATTTTTGCAGCACCAACCCGGCGTGCACGCGAAAGACGTGCCCGACGAATGCGCTGGACGGGTGcatcaacggcggcgcgggtcacTCGTGCGCGCCAGGgttcgcggacgtcggcgtcaaCCTCATGCTCCACGCGCTCAACATGGATCCGGGCGTGTACTTTGAGAAGTCGTCGCAGCCCCAGCCGTGGTCGGCTGGGGGAGTGACGGCCAAGTGA
- a CDS encoding predicted protein: MPEGTPTAFPTGRFAPVSTRDEPPTQPTTPAEADRTSASPSIGSWTRGRKTIAVVSEEEPGASDEDGDDGDDSFDDSAKGDTPEKPTAATVGIPRDPPQPSHVHVVVVSCKGLRGADFTGYSDPFVEVGAFGATKNRRFRTKPCRQTLNPSWNTNEARFLVACDASSSDGGGGATPFQGLVFSVFDKDLGSSSQFLGGATIAAKDVPSRGRWMETELTLTRSHPAGAIAEAETDAKAAGKYAIDPGGGKGGKDGSTDLGALKVRVAFADDLLDAIDRPQGVRGFSPSPSIDRRAQGVSPSPSVPVARSLPRMTSGGKSVKSDGTVPSVREGKFTHDVATASGLKTRRVHVCVVAGKHLVSADENGLSDPYVHVALDNSPASVFNSRSNRTKTARRTLNPVWGGGRGETFTFVRAPGAAEVQLRVWDADGGLQRSQFLGIATVPLFEAPADGSWSENLTVSLFPDGPSQEARHSGQCMGHLVVRVAAASPSPKTKAAGVVGSIPGGGEELEFWPDPRVPPPAPDAGPYVNKVTSSTFVYFQICGTRDLPTYRRGPEETTNVKATVALNSDRHVHHTAVQAEVLKDAVWMPEVCSFPRNPNSSTVTVRVYGNLTKLWDPTVMTDMARDVTMGLVDRGADGDKKNGKKKSSRYSQSKAKTTRGVSRWARGFGPDLNKKHFALGTLIGEVKIPVAALTPGDTVDPRWLPIAPVRSDDDKVPSWLAPYGDRLGEICVAAGAGFLREAPTDLVNPSDHWVLPTLGELEVRVLEVVGDPPPKDIASSWFGWGKHEDSVTGAGSAETENMLASGDVSVQLLWEGRAEKVATPHEHRSFGVTDPASELRVLVLAEGPLALDEVLLGAAVLPVRDVIDASRVNADRDDDRPAGRVETWLDVIGPHRTLRSSDMSDVNFRMRVTRERRPRGWRGQVRVSVGLVPKRAMHRWYLRQVARPRGEAYVDDTFKGVVASAERLVTALLAPVTAPLAAMAHTLSGRSPGLNNAWIAWHTALCLCARRHVLWAFFPLWCASGACFVGYACALARDACDVPGMYTGRRVLRTMSVREGHVSERRSASSSSSATGAAAGAAGVSGRWDASAASSSPVSNGASVSNSPVSNGGSVSKGSGSWSRRFGSVGSSWSRRFGSSRSSSSRTDDGSARGVSVKDQKTLRKKLIEEEERDLEEEERGIFGDESGLQVVDAGAFAPSGFGSDVLHATPLKGMGMKVAGNRVESDLELCRLRVQRWLKELRRLRAKVTRELADEERVEALRAKGQSTKAALQLIRRADAAAGRKRDKRRSRRGKDDDLDDHHDDAYGLLLKRMPFAGIVKMFSSTNPAELIVRLLQQLTWTLLLLLKAIGVTLFGSVVSLGKVHRALAGPCRAICAAIDPWNDRLEALGGVLSFRDGNLSYYACAAVTSVAAAWSAALYLVVAPAWTLLDAHSPVRLWHLAWIAGVAPCVPAVSRAALMKIVVAMERVQQNALGGLRVQPISLASIQALERTLEEEFIECGGTWDGVERAMRDEMVAQTTEARRRAEAAAALTRGETRDGAGMNPLRWLAHAAARAPTRLDHEHHRLLRLVNVPARPRRLTR, encoded by the coding sequence ATGCCGGAGggcacgccgacggcgttTCCGACGGGCCGCTTCGCGCCGGTGTCGACCCGCGACGAACCCCCGACgcagccgacgacgcccgccgaggccgaccgaacgtccgcgtcgccctcgatcgggtcgtggacgcgcgggaggaaGACCATCGCGGTGgtctccgaggaggagcccggcgcgagtgacgaggacggcgacgacggcgacgactccTTCGACGACAGCGCCAAGGGCGACACGCCCGAGAAGccaaccgccgcgaccgtcggcatcccgcgcgacccgccccAACCCTCGCACGTGCACGTGGTCGTCGTATCGTGCAAAGGCCTGAGGGGCGCGGACTTCACCGGGTACTCCGACCCGTTCGTCGAGGTTGGCGCATTCGGCGCGACCAAAAATCGCAGATTCAGGACCAAGCCGTGCCGACAGACGCTGAACCCGTCGTGGAACACGAACGAGGCCAGGTTCCTGGTGGCGTGCGACGCTTCATcttccgacggcggcggcggcgccacgccGTTCCAGGGCCTGGTGTTCTCCGTCTTCGACAAGGACCTGGGATCCTCGTCGCAGTTCCTGGGCGGCGCCACCATCGCGGCAAAGGACGtgccctcgcgcgggcgatggaTGGAGACGGAACTGACGCTGACGCGTTCAcaccccgccggcgccatcgccgaagccgagacggacgcgaaggcggcgggcaaGTACGCAATCGACCCGGGGGGGGGCAAAGGGGGGAAGGACGGTTCGACCGATCTGGGCGCGTTGAAagttcgcgtcgcgttcgcggacgatttgctcgacgcgatcgatcgACCCCAGGGAGTGCGGGGTTTCTCCCCATCCCCATCGATcgatcgacgagctcagggCGTCTCCCCATCCCCATCCGTGCCAGTCGCGCGATCGCTACCGCGGATGACGTCGGGTGGGAAGTCGGTAAAGTCCGACGGTACGGTTCCGAGTGTACGCGAGGGTAAGTTTacgcacgacgtcgcgacggcgtcgggtctgaagacgcgtcgcgtgcacgtgtgcgtcgtcgccggcaaGCACCTGGTCTCCGCGGATGAGAACGGGTTATCCGATCCGTACGTCCACGTGGCGCTCGATAACTCGCCGGCGAGCGTGTTTAACTCGCGATCGAACCGCACCAAGACGGCGAGACGGACGCTGAACCCGGTGTGGGGCGGTGGCCGAGGCGAGACGTTCACGTTTGTcagggcgccgggcgcggcggaggttcaGCTGCGCGTCTgggacgccgacggagggTTACAGAGGTCGCAGTTCCTCGGCATCGCGACGGTACCCCTGttcgaggcgcccgcggacgggTCGTGGTCCGAAAACCTGACGGTGTCGTTGTTTCCCGACGGTCCGAGCCAGGAGGCGCGGCACAGCGGGCAGTGCATGGGGCacctcgtcgttcgcgtcgccgccgcgtcgccgtcgccaaagACGAAAGCGGCGGGGGTCGTCGGTTCGAttcccggcgggggcgaagaGTTGGAGTTTTggcccgacccgcgcgtgccgccccccgcgcccgacgcgggcCCCTACGTCAACAAGGTGACCAGCTCCACGTTTGTGTACTTTCAGATCTGCGGCACCCGCGACCTCCCCACGTACAGGCGGGGTCCCGAGGAGACCACGAACGTCAAggcgaccgtcgcgctcaACAGCGACAGGCACGTGCATCACACCGCCGTGCAGGCGGAGGTGCTCAAGGACGCGGTGTGGATGCCCGAGGTTTGTTCGTTTCCGCGAAACCCCAACAGCTCGACGGTCACCGTGCGGGTCTACGGCAACCTGACCAAGCTCTGGGACCCGACGGTGATGACGGACATGGCCCGGGACGTGACGATGGGGCTggtcgaccgcggcgccgacggcgataAGAAGAATGGCAAGAAGAAGTCATCGCGGTACTCGCAGTCCAAGGCTaagacgacgcggggggtgAGCCGCTGGGCCCGGGGGTTCGGCCCGGACCTCAACAAGAAGCACTTCGCGCTCGGCACCCTCATAGGCGAGGTGAAGATCCCGGTCGCGGCGTTAACCCCGGGCGATACCGTGGACCCGCGGTGGCTtcccatcgcgcccgtgcgCTCCGATGACGACAAGGTCCCTAGCTGGCTCGCGCCCTACGGCGACAGACTCGGCGAGAtttgcgtcgccgcgggggcgggtttCCTGCGCGAGGCCCCGACGGACCTCGTGAACCCGTCGGATCACTGGGTGTTACCCACGCTCGGGGAGCTGGAGGTGAGGGTGCTCGAGGTGGTGGGGGATCCGCCCCCTAAGGACATCGCGAGCTCCTGGTTCGGTTGGGGTAAACACGAGGATTcggtcaccggcgcgggaaGCGCCGAGACGGAGAACATGCTGGCGTCCGGTGACGTCAGCGTGCAGCTCCTGTGGGAGGGCCGCGCCGAGAAGGTGGCGACTCCGCACGAGCACCGCAGCTTCGGCGTCACGGACCCGGCGTCCGAGCTGAGGGTCCTCGTCCTGGCGGAGGGGCCGCTCGCGTTGGACGAGGTGCtgttgggcgcggcggtgctgccggtccgcgacgtcatcgacgcctcgcgcgtaAACGCAGaccgggacgacgaccggCCGGCCGGGCGGGTCGAGACGTGGTTGGACGTCATCGGCCCGCACAGGACGCTCCGGTCGTCGGACATGTCCGACGTGAACTTCCGGATGAGGGTTACCAGGGAGCGAAGGCCTCGGGGGTGGCGCGGGCAAGTCCGCGTCAGCGTCGGGCTCGTTCCCAAGCGGGCCATGCACCGCTGGTACCTGCGGCAGGTGGCCAGGCCCCGCGGGGAGGCGTACGTGGACGACACGTTCAAAGGggtggtggcgtcggcggagagATTGGTCACCGCTttgctcgcgcccgtcaccgcgccgctcgccgcgatggcgcacACTCTCTCGGGGCGTTCGCCGGGACTCAACAACGCGTGGATCGCGTGGCACACCGCGCTGTGCCTGTGCGCTCGGAGGCACGTGCTGTGGGCGTTTTTCCCCCTGTGGTGCGCGAGCGGGGCGTGTTTCGTGGGGTACGCGTGCGCCctggcgagggacgcgtgcgacgttCCGGGGATGTACACGGGCCGCAGGGTGTTGCGGACCATGTCGGTCCGCGAGGGTCACGTCTCGGAGCGgcgttcggcgtcgtcgtcgtcgtcggcgacgggggcggcggcgggggcggcgggggtcaGTGGGCGGtgggacgcgtcggcggcatcgaGCAGCCCGGTTTCAAACGGCGCCTCGGTTTCAAACAGCCCGGTTTCGAACGGCGGCTCGGTTTCGAAAGGCTCCGGGAGCTGGTCGAGGAGGTTCGGGTCGGTGGGTTCCAGCTGGTCGAGGAGGTTCGGATCGTCCCGTTCGAGTTCGAGTCGgaccgacgacggctcggCACGGGGGGTATCCGTCAAGGACCAAAAGACGCTACGGAAGAAActgatcgaggaggaggagagggatctggaagaggaggagcgcgggaTCTTCGGAGACGAATCCGGACTCCAGGTTGTCGACGCCGGAGCCTTCGCACCATCCGGGTTTGGCTCCGACGTTCttcacgcgacgccgctgaAGGGCATGGGGATGAAAGTCGCGGGGAACCGCGTGGAATCCGACCTGGAACTGTGCAGGCTACGCGTGCAGAGGTGGCTGAAGGAGCTCCGCAGGTTACGCGCCAAGGTGACGCgagagctcgccgacgaggaacgcgtcgaggcgctcagggCGAAGGGCCAGAGCACCAAAGCCGCGCTCCAGCTGATCCgcagggcggacgcggcggccggaAGGAAACGCGACAAGCGCCGTTCTCGGCGCGGCAAGGACGACGATCTAGACGAtcaccacgacgacgcgtacgGGCTGCTGCTCAAGCGCATGCCGTTCGCCGGCATCGTCAAGATGTTCTCGTCCACCAACCCTGCGGAACTCATCGTCCGGCTGCTGCAGCAGCTCACGTGGAcgttgctgctgctgctcaAGGCCATCGGGGTGACGCTCTTCGGTAGCGTGGTGAGCCTCGGGAAGGTGCacagggcgctcgcgggacCGTGCCGCGCCATatgcgcggcgatcgacccTTGGAACGAtcgcctcgaggcgctcggaGGCGTCCTCTCCTTCCGCGACGGCAACCTGTCCTATtacgcgtgcgcggcggtgacgtcagtcgcggcggcttggtccgcggcgctgtacCTCGTAGTTGCGCCCGCGTGGACCTTACTGGACGCGCACAGTCCCGTGAGGCTGTGGCATCTCGCGTGgatcgcgggcgtcgccccgTGCGTTCCCGCGGTGAGTCGCGCGGCGTTGATGaaaatcgtcgtcgcgatggagCGAGTTCAACAAAACGCGTTGGGAGGCTTACGGGTGCAGCCCATCTCGTTGGCGAGCATCCAGGCGCTGGAACGcacgctcgaggaggagttcATCGAGTGCGGCGGTACGTGGGACGGGGTGGAGCGGGCGATGCGGGACGAGATGGTAGCGCagacgacggaggcgcgccgacgagccgaggcggcggcggcgctcacaCGCGGGGAAACtcgagacggcgcggggatgaACCCGCTGCGTTggctcgcgcacgccgcggcgcgcgcgccgacgaggctcGACCACGAGCATCACAGGCTGCTGAGGCTGGTCaacgtccccgcgcgtccccgccggctcACGCGCTGA
- a CDS encoding predicted protein: MAGAACAAVWAPPRRGVIARARPPRKKGKKPSELVGDHPWKGKILSDKKVISPWAEDWPWEIPEGMPLAKLFGRELAPLVDVPDLDEVPLTPEELEELERLEALVEVLEKRVEELEAKKRSEVESRDASRNEPDAPAPTPTAATDADDTLAGTPEASSDPPIPTTKTTRRARPRATSPPVVALLWDVDNVNPGPDPRRAAVVAARLLRAATALGGGALGGEPGAPADVVAFRAYANPETLARVDVRALELAGAEVVGCQSGPDQVDMTMGAHIDGFTRAWIDVAVARGDATAVRFDDDDSDASDDSCDAAGDGSGPWEPFVVPRALDALLGDVADESDRTLISNALRAAAGVRAEDARQEWLAGNAFDRFVGQPRSNEDDEEEDDEEEEAAGRRPNKPNACLMVVTTDNDLAPCLRRCRAAGIRVVVCGDYLPRPKRGAGASRKTKAGRRSAAEDSGVGLTEAYWRELQTSQRDRPVGRLRLASEVDAALVWDGRRPFELEAADRDLLAEVLTGNTGAAGTAGKHGWDAPVEGNVVGVWRRNGRGVGRWPNADPVVPE; encoded by the coding sequence ATGGCGGgagccgcgtgcgcggccgtgtgggcgccgccgcggcgcggggtgatcgcccgcgcgcgccccccgagAAAGAAGGGCAAGAAACCcagcgagctcgtcggcgatcaCCCGTGGAAGGGGAAGATCCTCTCGGACAAGAAGGTCATCTCCCCGTGGGCGGAGGATTGGCCGTGGGAGATCCCGGAGGGCATGCCGCTCGCCAAGCTGTTCGGCCGGGAGCTCGCCCCGCTGGTGGACGTCCCGGACCTGGACGAGGTTCCGCTCACGCcggaggagctggaggagctggagcgcctcgaggcgctcgtggaggTCCTGGAGAAGCgggtggaggagctcgaggcgaagaagcGTTCGGAGGTCGAGTCGAGGGATGCGTCGAGGAATGAGCCCGACGCCCCAGCCCCgactccgacggcggcgaccgacgcggacgatacGCTCGCCGGGACGCCCGAAGCGTCCTCCGATCCGCCGATACccacgacgaagacgacgagacgggcacgtccgcgcgccacgTCACCGCCCGTCGTGGCGCTGCTCTGGGACGTGGACAACGTCAACCCGGGTCCCGATCCCCGacgagccgccgtcgtcgccgcgcggctgctccgcgccgcgaccgccctcggcggcggcgcgctcggcggcgaacccggtgcacccgccgacgtcgtcgcctttCGAGCCTACGCCAACCCCGAGACGCTCGCCAGGGTGGACGTTAGGGCATTAGAACTCGCGGGTGCCGAAGTCGTTGGATGTCAGTCGGGCCCCGATCAGGTGGACATGACGATGGGCGCGCACATCGACGGGTTCACCCGCGCGTggatcgacgtcgccgtggcccggggcgacgcgacagCCGTGCGGTTCGATGACGACGATTCGGATGCATCGGACGATTCATgcgacgcggctggcgacggTTCGGGTCCGTGGGAGCCGTTTGTGGTGCCGagggcgctcgacgcgctgctcggggacgtcgcggacgagtcgGACCGGACGCTCATCTCCAACGCGctacgcgccgcggcgggggttcgagcggaggacgcgaggcaGGAGTGGCTCGCGGGGAACGCGTTCGATCGATTCGTTGGACAACCCCGATcgaacgaggacgacgaggaggaggacgacgaggaggaggaagcggcGGGGAGACGTCCGAACAAACCGAACGCGTGCCTGATGGTGGTCACCACCGACAACGACCTCGCGCCGTGCCTGCGTCGatgccgcgccgcgggtatTCGCGTGGTCGTATGCGGCGATTACCTCCCCCGTCCCAagcggggcgccggcgccagtCGAAAGACCAAGGCGGGGCGGAGGTCAGCCGCCGAGGATTCGGGCGTCGGGTTGACGGAGGCGTACTGGCGCGAGCTGCAGACGTCGCAGCGGGACAGGCCGGTGGGCAGGCTGCGGCTCGCgtccgaggtggacgcggcgctggtgtGGGACGGGCGCCGGCCGTttgagctcgaggcggcggatcgcgatctgctcgccgaggttctCACGGGGAAtacgggcgcggcggggacggcggggaaGCACGGCTGGGACGCGCCTGTGGAAGGGAACGTGGTGGGGGTGTGGCGGCGGAacgggcggggcgtcgggcggTGGCCCAACGCGGATCCGGTCGTTCCCGAGTGA
- a CDS encoding predicted protein — protein MADCEPWRDVVKVCDNFEYMETATAATTGGHVWPAARRLLEYVEAARPPWAARRGARILELGAGTGWMGMTLAANLPNASRVRRATVGETVPSTSSALLTTASMTASNGIRSATNRARLLAPFFRMPKLGSTCSLPTSTVLFPTATALVMRSTSPIMTPAADALLPSMISTATHSPSTSSKTMPNGRSISNASNVALAPKTMDSRPMLPPPRFRPYVSMKVPSGLSSLTP, from the exons ATGGCGGACTGCGAGCCGTGGCGCGATGTAGTCAAGGTTTGCGATAACTTCGAGTACATG gagaccgcgacggcggcgacgaccggcgGGCACGTTtggccggcggcgcgtcgccttctcgaatacgtcgaggccgcccgcccgccgtgggcggcgagacgcggcgcgcggataCTGGAGCTGGGCGCGGGCACGGGGTGGATGGGCatgaccctcgccgccaacctTCCCAACGCGAGCCGCGT GAGGAGGGCCACCGTGGGAGAGACCGTcccgtccacctcctccgcgttgctcacgacggcgtccatgACCGCGTCGAACGGCATTCGATCCGCGACGAACAGAGCTCGCCTGTTGGCTCCTTTTTTCCGCATGCCCAAACTGGGCTCCACCTGCAGCTTGCCAACCTCCACGGTGCTCTTCCCCACGGCCACGGCGCTCGTCATGCGCAGCACGTCGCCGATCATGAcccccgcggccgacgcgttGCTCCCTTCGATGatctccaccgcgacgcaCTCGCCATCCACGTCCTCCAAGACTATGCCCAACGGACGCTCAATCTCGAATGCGAGTAACGTCGCGTTGGCGCCGAAGACGATGGACTCGCGGCCGATgttaccgccgccgaggttcagGCCGTACGTCTCCATGAAAGTTCCGTCGGGGTTGTCCTCCTTGACGCCGTag
- a CDS encoding predicted protein: MSGKRKASALDAALAKFQKVQQQAAQIQIDVANSREKSSAGAKAERLKAMAEAEAAERRERERAAQSNAPREPPRNVPNSILMKQKRVLDLLNTTRANFTVAELHNELGFSCSDPELWDMLTHNPKIQQGVHERRTRMEPTISYKPKHVFEGKREMLELVTKMPDGVLMDDVTDAYTGAVDDCEALIAEGLVLMLTNAETRERVLYPVDERYECEVDDDMAALFHAVPIPEHDNEFDAALRKAGHEPAPRRAARPTGHDSDEEGGGRKRAKAKKKRKVNFERMKVTNAHLPELFKGLENITALDQHGASSHKAK, translated from the exons ATGAGCGGCAAACGcaaggcgtccgcgctggacgcggcgctcgccaagttCCAGAAGGTCCAGCAGCAGGCTGCGCAGATCCAGATAGATGTGGCCAACAGCAGGGAGAAGtccagcgccggcgcgaaggCGGAGCGCCTCAAGGCGAtggccgaggctgaggctgcggAGCGCAGG GAGcgagagcgcgccgcgcagtcgaacgccccgcgcgaacccccCCGCAACGTCCCCAACAGCATCCTCATGAAGCAGAAGCGCGTCCTGGACCTCCTCAACACCACGCGCGCCAACttcaccgtcgcggagctgcaCAACGAGCTCGGCTTCTCGTGCTCCGACCCGGAGCTGTGGGATATGCTCACACACAACCCGAAGATCCAGCAGGGGGTGCACGAGAGACGCACGAGGATGGAGCCGACCATCTCGTACAAACCCAAGCACGTTTTCGAGGGCAAGCGCGAGATGCTCGAGCTGGTGACGAAGATGCCGGACGGCGTCTTGATGGACGACGTGACGGACGCGTAcacgggcgcggtggacgactgcgaggcgctcatcgcggaggGCCTGGTGCTGATGTTAACGAACGCGGAGACCCGGGAGCGGGTGCTCTATCCCGTGGATGAGCGATACGAGtgcgaggtggacgacgacatgGCGGCGCTGTTTCACGCCGTGCCGATACCGGAGCACGACAACgagttcgacgccgcgctgcggaAGGCGGGACAcgagccggcgccgaggcgcgcggcgcggccgacGGGGCACGAttcggacgaggagggcggcgggaggaagCGGGCAAAGGCGAAGAAAAAACGAAAGGTGAACTTTGAGCGGATGAAGGTGACAAACGCGCATCTCCCCGAGCTCTTCAAGGGTTTGGAGAACATAACGGCCCTGGACCAGCACGGCGCGTCGTCACACAAGGCGAAATAA